From the Fibrobacter sp. UWR3 genome, one window contains:
- the ribH gene encoding 6,7-dimethyl-8-ribityllumazine synthase: MAKEIKNSLNGSGLKIAIAVARFNEVVTDKLLEGALRQLELLGVADKDVTVVRVPGAFELPGVCRRLADSKKYSAVMAIGAVIRGETSHYDVVVNASTGGVASIAAEGKLPVILGILTTDTVDQAMNRAGLKAGNLGANWASTAVEMANLYKVI; the protein is encoded by the coding sequence ATGGCTAAAGAAATCAAGAATTCCCTGAATGGCTCTGGCCTCAAGATTGCAATCGCGGTCGCCCGCTTCAACGAGGTGGTGACCGACAAGCTCCTGGAAGGGGCGCTCCGCCAGCTTGAACTGCTGGGTGTTGCCGACAAGGACGTGACTGTCGTGCGCGTTCCGGGCGCATTCGAACTCCCGGGCGTTTGCCGCAGGCTCGCCGATTCCAAGAAGTACAGTGCAGTGATGGCCATCGGTGCCGTAATCCGCGGCGAAACCAGCCACTACGACGTGGTGGTGAACGCTTCTACCGGCGGTGTCGCAAGCATCGCTGCCGAAGGCAAGCTCCCCGTGATTCTCGGAATCCTCACGACCGATACCGTTGACCAGGCGATGAACCGCGCTGGCCTCAAGGCGGGTAACCTCGGTGCAAACTGGGCCTCTACCGCCGTCGAAATGGCAAACCTTTACAAGGTCATCTAA
- the nusB gene encoding transcription antitermination factor NusB, producing the protein MPKISYRPARVFAMQLLYAMEITGQTPGEALPGILESQPLADEQKKYGMNLVDLVQAHRDELDEDIKSASAHWEIDRMAKLDRIVSRIAMVELLYVPDIPIKVAISEAVQIATKYSTDGSGAFVNGLLTGFMQKHNIVATTPTQKSKANKGV; encoded by the coding sequence ATGCCGAAAATATCTTACAGACCCGCGCGCGTTTTTGCCATGCAGCTCCTGTATGCCATGGAAATTACGGGCCAGACTCCGGGGGAGGCGCTTCCGGGTATTCTTGAATCCCAGCCTCTTGCCGACGAACAGAAAAAGTACGGAATGAACCTTGTCGACCTGGTGCAGGCACACAGGGATGAACTCGACGAGGATATCAAGTCGGCATCGGCCCACTGGGAAATTGACCGTATGGCGAAACTCGACCGCATTGTGTCGCGCATCGCGATGGTCGAACTCCTGTACGTTCCCGATATCCCCATTAAGGTGGCTATTTCCGAAGCGGTGCAAATCGCGACCAAGTACAGCACGGATGGCTCGGGTGCCTTTGTGAACGGACTCCTTACCGGGTTCATGCAGAAACACAATATTGTCGCAACCACGCCGACTCAAAAATCTAAAGCGAATAAGGGAGTATAG